In Monodelphis domestica isolate mMonDom1 chromosome 3, mMonDom1.pri, whole genome shotgun sequence, the following proteins share a genomic window:
- the LOC100619274 gene encoding zinc finger protein OZF-like isoform X3, whose product MLENAGNLLSVGLPAPSEDILSYLEQREAPWMLEQEDLRSFCPGEIIPEMKVNPTEVSPPVEEMDLQRFMSVSPNNFASREFCVASQHSSCIEHQRMHTEEQSSESNQYGKNFMHRASLAQHHSIHTGEKPYECKLCGKSFSRSSYLVKHQRRHTGEKPYECKQCGKTFSQSSSLAEHQRRHTGEKPYECKQCGKTFSQKSNLAYHQRRHTGEKPYECKQCGKTFIKSSCLAVHQRIHTGEKPYECKQCGKTFYQSSSLALHQRRHTGEKPYECKQCGKTFIQKSLLAYHQRRHTGEKPYECKQCGKTFSQRFSLAYHQRIHTGEKPYECKQCGKTFIKSSYLAKHQRVHTGERPYECKQCGKTFKQSSSLAEHQRRHTGEKPYACKQCGKIFSRIYSLAVHQRIHTGEKPYKCKQCGKSFSRSSNLSRHQIIHTREKL is encoded by the exons GGCTTCCAGCACCGTCAGAAGACATTCTATCTTATTTGGAGCAGAGGGAAGCCCCATGGATGCTGGAGCAAGAAGACTTGAGGAGCTTCTGCCCag gaGAGATCATACCTGAAATGAAGGTGAATCCAACAGAGGTGAGCCCTCCTGTGGAAGAAATGGACCTACAAAGATTCATGAGTGTTAGTCCCAATAACTTTGCTTCCAGAGAATTCTGTGTTGCTTCTCAACATTCATCTTGtattgaacatcaaagaatgcACACTGAAGAACAATCTAGTGAAAGTAATCAGTATGGAAAGAATTTTATGCACCGGGCCAGTCTTGCTCAACATCACAgtattcacactggggagaaaccttatgaatgcaagctaTGTGGAAAGTCATTCAGTCGTAGCTCCTATCTTGTTAAACATCAAAGaaggcacactggggagaaaccttacgaatgtaagcaatgtggaaagacattcagtcagagctccagtcttgctgaacatcagagaaggcacactggggagaaaccttatgaatgtaagcagtgtggaaagacattcagtcagaagTCCAATCTTGCTTACCATCAGAGAAGGCACACtggggaaaaaccttatgaatgtaagcagtgtggaaagacattcattaAGAGCTCctgtcttgctgtacatcagagaatacacactggtgagaaaccttatgaatgtaagcagtgtgggAAAACATTTTATCAGAGCTCCAGTCTTGCTTTACATCAGAGAAGGCACAcaggggagaaaccttatgaatgtaagcagtgtggaaaaacattcattcaGAAATCTTTGCTTGCTTACCATCAGAGAAgacacactggggagaaaccttatgaatgcaagcagtgtggaaagacattcagtcagagattCAGTCTTGCTTACCATCAGAGAatacacactggggagaaaccttatgaatgtaagcagtgtggaaagacattcattaAGAGCTCCtatcttgctaaacatcagagagtACACACTGGGGAGcgaccttatgaatgtaagcagtgtggaaaaacattcaaacagagctccagtcttgctgaacatcagagaaggcacactggggagaaaccttatgcatgtaagcagtgtggaaagataTTCAGTCGTATCTatagtcttgctgtacatcagagaatacacactggggagaaaccttacaaATGCAAGCAATGCGGAAAGTCATTCAGTAGAAGCTCCAATCTTTCTCGACACCAGATTATTCACACTAGGGAGAAACTATGA
- the LOC100619274 gene encoding zinc finger protein OZF-like isoform X4 — protein MLEQEDLRSFCPGEIIPEMKVNPTEVSPPVEEMDLQRFMSVSPNNFASREFCVASQHSSCIEHQRMHTEEQSSESNQYGKNFMHRASLAQHHSIHTGEKPYECKLCGKSFSRSSYLVKHQRRHTGEKPYECKQCGKTFSQSSSLAEHQRRHTGEKPYECKQCGKTFSQKSNLAYHQRRHTGEKPYECKQCGKTFIKSSCLAVHQRIHTGEKPYECKQCGKTFYQSSSLALHQRRHTGEKPYECKQCGKTFIQKSLLAYHQRRHTGEKPYECKQCGKTFSQRFSLAYHQRIHTGEKPYECKQCGKTFIKSSYLAKHQRVHTGERPYECKQCGKTFKQSSSLAEHQRRHTGEKPYACKQCGKIFSRIYSLAVHQRIHTGEKPYKCKQCGKSFSRSSNLSRHQIIHTREKL, from the exons ATGCTGGAGCAAGAAGACTTGAGGAGCTTCTGCCCag gaGAGATCATACCTGAAATGAAGGTGAATCCAACAGAGGTGAGCCCTCCTGTGGAAGAAATGGACCTACAAAGATTCATGAGTGTTAGTCCCAATAACTTTGCTTCCAGAGAATTCTGTGTTGCTTCTCAACATTCATCTTGtattgaacatcaaagaatgcACACTGAAGAACAATCTAGTGAAAGTAATCAGTATGGAAAGAATTTTATGCACCGGGCCAGTCTTGCTCAACATCACAgtattcacactggggagaaaccttatgaatgcaagctaTGTGGAAAGTCATTCAGTCGTAGCTCCTATCTTGTTAAACATCAAAGaaggcacactggggagaaaccttacgaatgtaagcaatgtggaaagacattcagtcagagctccagtcttgctgaacatcagagaaggcacactggggagaaaccttatgaatgtaagcagtgtggaaagacattcagtcagaagTCCAATCTTGCTTACCATCAGAGAAGGCACACtggggaaaaaccttatgaatgtaagcagtgtggaaagacattcattaAGAGCTCctgtcttgctgtacatcagagaatacacactggtgagaaaccttatgaatgtaagcagtgtgggAAAACATTTTATCAGAGCTCCAGTCTTGCTTTACATCAGAGAAGGCACAcaggggagaaaccttatgaatgtaagcagtgtggaaaaacattcattcaGAAATCTTTGCTTGCTTACCATCAGAGAAgacacactggggagaaaccttatgaatgcaagcagtgtggaaagacattcagtcagagattCAGTCTTGCTTACCATCAGAGAatacacactggggagaaaccttatgaatgtaagcagtgtggaaagacattcattaAGAGCTCCtatcttgctaaacatcagagagtACACACTGGGGAGcgaccttatgaatgtaagcagtgtggaaaaacattcaaacagagctccagtcttgctgaacatcagagaaggcacactggggagaaaccttatgcatgtaagcagtgtggaaagataTTCAGTCGTATCTatagtcttgctgtacatcagagaatacacactggggagaaaccttacaaATGCAAGCAATGCGGAAAGTCATTCAGTAGAAGCTCCAATCTTTCTCGACACCAGATTATTCACACTAGGGAGAAACTATGA
- the LOC100619274 gene encoding zinc finger protein OZF-like isoform X5 has translation MKVNPTEVSPPVEEMDLQRFMSVSPNNFASREFCVASQHSSCIEHQRMHTEEQSSESNQYGKNFMHRASLAQHHSIHTGEKPYECKLCGKSFSRSSYLVKHQRRHTGEKPYECKQCGKTFSQSSSLAEHQRRHTGEKPYECKQCGKTFSQKSNLAYHQRRHTGEKPYECKQCGKTFIKSSCLAVHQRIHTGEKPYECKQCGKTFYQSSSLALHQRRHTGEKPYECKQCGKTFIQKSLLAYHQRRHTGEKPYECKQCGKTFSQRFSLAYHQRIHTGEKPYECKQCGKTFIKSSYLAKHQRVHTGERPYECKQCGKTFKQSSSLAEHQRRHTGEKPYACKQCGKIFSRIYSLAVHQRIHTGEKPYKCKQCGKSFSRSSNLSRHQIIHTREKL, from the coding sequence ATGAAGGTGAATCCAACAGAGGTGAGCCCTCCTGTGGAAGAAATGGACCTACAAAGATTCATGAGTGTTAGTCCCAATAACTTTGCTTCCAGAGAATTCTGTGTTGCTTCTCAACATTCATCTTGtattgaacatcaaagaatgcACACTGAAGAACAATCTAGTGAAAGTAATCAGTATGGAAAGAATTTTATGCACCGGGCCAGTCTTGCTCAACATCACAgtattcacactggggagaaaccttatgaatgcaagctaTGTGGAAAGTCATTCAGTCGTAGCTCCTATCTTGTTAAACATCAAAGaaggcacactggggagaaaccttacgaatgtaagcaatgtggaaagacattcagtcagagctccagtcttgctgaacatcagagaaggcacactggggagaaaccttatgaatgtaagcagtgtggaaagacattcagtcagaagTCCAATCTTGCTTACCATCAGAGAAGGCACACtggggaaaaaccttatgaatgtaagcagtgtggaaagacattcattaAGAGCTCctgtcttgctgtacatcagagaatacacactggtgagaaaccttatgaatgtaagcagtgtgggAAAACATTTTATCAGAGCTCCAGTCTTGCTTTACATCAGAGAAGGCACAcaggggagaaaccttatgaatgtaagcagtgtggaaaaacattcattcaGAAATCTTTGCTTGCTTACCATCAGAGAAgacacactggggagaaaccttatgaatgcaagcagtgtggaaagacattcagtcagagattCAGTCTTGCTTACCATCAGAGAatacacactggggagaaaccttatgaatgtaagcagtgtggaaagacattcattaAGAGCTCCtatcttgctaaacatcagagagtACACACTGGGGAGcgaccttatgaatgtaagcagtgtggaaaaacattcaaacagagctccagtcttgctgaacatcagagaaggcacactggggagaaaccttatgcatgtaagcagtgtggaaagataTTCAGTCGTATCTatagtcttgctgtacatcagagaatacacactggggagaaaccttacaaATGCAAGCAATGCGGAAAGTCATTCAGTAGAAGCTCCAATCTTTCTCGACACCAGATTATTCACACTAGGGAGAAACTATGA